The following are from one region of the Fusarium keratoplasticum isolate Fu6.1 chromosome 4, whole genome shotgun sequence genome:
- a CDS encoding Importin N-terminal domain-containing protein, with translation MSLLPPDVHAELSQLLQALQSSDNSIRSQAEEHLQNNWTATRPEVLLMGLAEQIQAAGDNATRSFAAVIFRRISSKTRKIESGDNVDLFLSLAKDQAAVIRQKLLETLAAESERLVRNKISDAVAEVARQYTETGEVWPELLGALFQLSQAPEPEKRENAFRVFATTPAIIEKQHEEAVLQAFQKGFKDEAVMVRLAAMEAFASFFRTINKKGQAKYYALIPDVLNILPPIKESQDSDDLSKALVALIDLAESAPKMFKPLFQNLVQFSISVVQDKELDNICRQNALELMATFADYAPSICRKDPSYTNDMITQCLSLMTDLGEDDDDAAEWMESDDFDQDESDQNHVAGEQTMDRLANKLGGQTILAPTFNWLPRMMTSMAWRDRHAALMAISAISEGCRDLMIGELSQVLDLVVPALRDPHPRVRWAGCNALGQMSTDFAPKMQTDYYDRVLKAIIPVLDSPEGRVKSHAAAALVNFCEEAEKNILEPYLDDLLSHLFQLLQNEKRYVQEQALSTIATIADAAEAAFSKYYDTLMPLLVNVLQNQSEKEYRLLRAKAMECATLIALAVGKERLGQDAMTLVNLLANIQTSITDADDPQAQYLMHCWGRMCRVLGSDFLPFLHNVMPPLLELAVAKADIQLLDDDEQVEQMQNEEGWELVPLKGKMIGIKTSTMDDKHMAIELLVVYAQVLEASFAPYVANIMEKIALPGLAFFFHDPVRYISAKLVPQLLSSYKKAYGPQSNELRGLWAATVDKLLEVLTAEPAIDTLAEMYQCFYESVEVLGKDCLTPVHLGRFIDSVHSAIEDYKDRVAQRAEDKEGATADDVEDEAEDTLIAIEDDQTLLSDMNKAFHAIFKNHGAAFLPAWERLMTTYEGFLTSPDPTQRQWGLCIMDDVLEYCGPESTRYANYITQPLIDGCRDPSAAIRQAAAYGIGVAAHRGGAPWAQFLGGSVPFLFQVTQVADARNEDNVYATENACAAIAKILHYNASTVGDVQNVITQWVETLPVTNDEEAAPYAYAYLAELIDQQHPAVMNQAGKIFVFIAQALEAETLVGQTANRVAVATKALLTTAGVDPTPLLQQFSPESQRTIMGFFN, from the exons ATGTCTCTGCTCCCTCCGGACGTCCACGCAGAGCTTTCACAGCTCCTGCAGGCTCTGCAGTCCTCGGACAACAGCATACGATCCCAGGCTGAAGAGCACCTGCAGAACAACTGGACTGCGACCCGCCCCGAGGTCCTGTTGATGGGCCTCGCTGAGCAGATCCAAGCTGCGGGCGACAATGCGACCCGTTCCTTTGCCGCTGTCATTTTCCGCCGAATCTCTTCAAAGACCCGAAAGATCGAATCTGGCGACAACGTGGACCTTTTCCTGTCCCTGGCCAAGGACCAGGCGGCAGTCATCCgccagaagcttctcgagacCCTCGCCGCCGAATCTGAGCGTCTCGTTCGCAATAAGATCAGCGATGCTGTCGCCGAGGTTGCCAGGCAATACACTGAGACTG GCGAGGTCTGGCCCGAGTTGCTAGGCGCCCTCTTCCAGCTTAGCCAAGCTCCCGAGCCCGAAAAGCGAGAAAACGCCTTCCGAGTCTTTGCTACTACTCCCGCTATTATCGAGAAGCAGCATGAGGAGGCTGTTCTTCAGGCTTTCCAGAAGGgcttcaaggacgaggccgTCATG GTCCGTCTGGCGGCCATGGAGGCCTTTGCCTCTTTCTTCCGCACCATTAACAAGAAGGGCCAGGCCAAGTACTACGCCCTTATCCCTGATGTCCTCAACATTCTACCTCCGATCAAGGAGTCGCAAGACTCCGACGACCTCAGCAAGGCCCTCGTTGCTCTTATCGATCTCGCAGAATCTGCCCCCAAGATGTTCAAGCCTCTTTTCCAAAATCTCGTTCAGTTTAGTATTTCGGTCGTTCAGGACAAGGAGCTGGACAACATCTGCCGTCAAAATGCACTCGAACTCATGGCTACATTTGCCGACTACGCCCCTTCTATCTGCCGGAAGGATCCCTCTTATACCAACGACATGATTACTCAGTGTCTGAGCCTTATGACCGATctcggcgaggacgacgacgatgcgGCTGAGTGGATGGAATCGGATGAT TTTGATCAGGATGAAAGCGACCAGAACCATGTTGCTGGCGAGCAGACTATGGATCGACTGGCCAACAAGCTTGGAGGCCAGACCATTCTTGCTCCCACTTTCAACTGGCTTCCTCGCATGATGACTTCTATGGCTTGGAGGGATAGACACGCTGCCCTGATGGCCATTTCGGCCATTTCTGAGGGTTGCCGAGACCTCATGATCGGCGAGCTTAGCCAGGTCCTTGACTTGGTGGTCCCCGCGCTCCGAGATCCCCACCCCCGTGTGCGATGGGCTGGCTGCAACGCCCTTGGACAGATGAGCACCGATTTCGCTCCCAAGATGCAGACCGACTACTATGACCGCGTCCTGAAGGCCATCATTCCTGTTCTCGACTCTCCCGAGGGCCGCGTGAAGTCGCACGCCGCCGCTGCTCTCGTCAACTTTTgcgaggaggccgagaagaacatCCTGGAGCCTTACCTGGATGACCTGCTGTCACACCtcttccagctcctccagaaTGAGAAGCGATATGTCCAGGAGCAAGCCCTTTCAACCATTGCTACTATCGCCGACGCTGCAGAGGCTGCCTTCTCTAAGTACTACGACACCCTCATGCCCCTGCTCGTCAACGTGCTCCAGAACCAGAGCGAGAAGGAATACCGTCTTTTGAGGGCCAAGGCTATGGAGTGCGCAACTCTGATTGCCCTGGCCGTCGGCAAGGAGCGCCTCGGACAAGATGCTATGACCcttgtcaacctccttgccAACATTCAGACCAGCATTACCGATGCCGACGATCCGCAGGCCCAGTATCTTATGCACTGCTGGGGCCGGATGTGCCGCGTTCTCGGGTCCGATTTCCTCCCGTTCCTGCACAATGTCATGCCTCCTCTGCTGGAGCTTGCTGTGGCCAAGGCTGACATCCAGCttctggatgatgatgagcaggtTGAGCAGATGCAGAATGAGGAGGGCTGGGAGCTGGTCcctctcaagggcaagatgaTTGGTATCAAGACAAGCACCATGGACGATAAGCATATGGCTATCGAGCTCTTGGTGGTCTACGCTCAAGTCCTCGAGGCCTCGTTTGCTCCTTATGTCGCTAACATCATGGAGAAGATTGCTCTTCCCGGtcttgccttcttcttccacgACCCCGTCCGTTACATCTCCGCCAAGCTGGTTCCCCAGCTGCTGAGCTCTTACAAGAAGGCCTATGGTCCCCAATCCAACGAGCTCCGTGGGCTCTGGGCTGCTACTGTCGACAAACTTCTCGAGGTTCTTACTGCGGAGCCTGCCATCGACACCCTGGCCGAGATGTACCAGTGCTTCTACGAGTCTGTGGAGGTTCTGGGCAAGGATTGCCTGACCCCCGTCCATCTGGGCCGATTTATTGACTCGGTTCACTCGGCCATTGAGGACTACAAGGACCGTGTTGCTCAGCGTGCTGAGGATAAGGAGGGAGCTACCGctgacgatgtcgaggacgaggctgaagatACCTTGATTGCCATCGAGGACGACCAGACCCTCCTGTCTGACATGAACAAGGCTTTCcatgccatcttcaagaaTCATGGTGCCGCCTTCCTTCCCGCTTGGGAGCGTCTGATGACGACCTACGAGGGCTTCCTGACCTCCCCCGACCCTACTCAACGCCAGTGGGGACTTTGCATCATGGACGATGTGCTGGAGTATTGCGGCCCGGAGAGTACACGATACGCCAACTACATCACCCAGCCGCTCATTGATGGCTGCCGAGACCCCTCAGCAGCTATCCGCCAGGCCGCAGCCTACGGTATTGGAGTTGCTGCGCACAGAGGTGGAGCCCCCTGGGCTCAGTTCCTTGGAGGCTCTGTTCCCTTCCTGTTCCAGGTCACCCAGGTGGCAGATGCCCGAAACGAGGACAATGTGTATGCGACTGAGAATGCTTGCGCAGCCATTGCCAAGATCCTGCACTACAACGCCAGCACTGTCGGTGATGTCCAGAACGTCATTACTCAATGGGTAGAGACACTACCTGTGACCAACGACGAAGAGGCGGCGCCTTACGCTTATGCTTATCTCGCTGAGCTGATTGACCA GCAACATCCAGCTGTGATGAACCAGGCTGGCAAGATTTTTGTCTTCATCGCCCAGGCCCTCGAGGCGGAGACTCTCGTGG
- a CDS encoding Aminotran-1-2 domain-containing protein: MELDALQARVSENVDKALVYFHKVPGSAVLTRYIQSSYQNDPVRSAIELVLLLYFIRYLLSPSYSTRKENFVKLREDEIEELIDEWTPEPLVAEQTSFEVAESERLPVLVGPTGPKSKLSNGRTVTNLASYNFYNFNANDQIKEKAIQVLRTYGVGPCGPPQFYGTQDVHMKTEADIAAYLGTEGCIVYAQAFSTISSVIPSFCKRGDVIIADRNVNFSIRKGLESSRSNIRWYEHNDMDDLERAMQAVVKEQAKAKKLTRRFVVTEGLFELSGDSIDLPRLVELKEKHKFRVILDETWSFGVLGRTGRGITEDQNVDPQQVDMIIGSLAGPLCAGGGFCAGPKDVVEHQRITSSSYTFSAALPAMLAVTASETLNLLQSNPDILTQCRENIKAMKAQLDPRSDWVVCNSAPENPVMLVTLKPEVVAARKLELEDQERILLDCVEESLANGVMITRTKTQPFSHAIKPKDGAWYAQPALRICITSALSKKDIEKAGVTIRHAITKVMTRKTSNKAA; the protein is encoded by the exons ATGGAACTCGACGCCCTCCAGGCCCGCGTCAGCGAGAACGTCGACAAGGCCCTCGTCTACTTCCACAAGGTGCCCGGCTCTGCCGTCCTCACCCGCTACATCCAGTCGAGCTACCAGAACGACCCCGTGCGATCCGCCATtgagctggtgctgctgctctaCTTTATCCGCTACCTCCTGTCGCCTTCCTACTCGACGCGCAAGGAGAACTTTGTCAAGCTCAGGGAGGAT GAAATCGAGGAGCTGATTGATGAGTGGACTCCTGAGCCTCTTGTCGCTGAGCAGACGTCGTTCGAAGTGGCTGAGAGCGAACGACTTCCTGTTCTCGTTGG TCCTACAGGCCCCAAGTCTAAGCTCTCCAACGGCCGAACCGTGACCAACCTTGCCTCGTACAACTTCTACAACTTCAACGCCAACGatcagatcaaggagaaggccatTCAGGTCCTGCGCACCTACGGAGTCGGCCCCTGCGGACCCCCCCAGTTCTACGGCACCCAGGACGTCCACATGAAGACCGAGGCCGACATCGCCGCCTACCTGGGCACTGAGGGCTGCATCGTCTACGCCCAGGCTTTCAGCACCATCTCGAGTGTCATCCCTTCCTTCTGCAAGCGTGGCGACGTCATCATCGCTGACCGCAACGTCAACTTTTCCATCCGCAAGGGTCTGGAGTCGTCGCGAAGCAACATCCGCTGGTATGAGCACAACGACATGGATGATCTGGAGCGTGCCATGCAGGCTGTTGTTAAGGAGCAGGCCAAGGCTAAGAAGCTCACTCGCCGCTTTGTTGTTACTGAGGGTCTGTTTGAGTTGTCTGGTGACTCTATCGATCTGCCTCGTCTGgttgagctcaaggagaagcacaAGTTCCGTGTCATTCTCGACGAGACCTGGTCTTTTGGTGTTCTTGGACGCACTGGCCGTGGTATCACTGAGGACCAGAACGTGGATCCTCAGCAGGTTGACATGATTATTGGCTCTCTCGCTGGTCCTCTCTGCGCTGGTGGTGGTTTCTGTGCCGGCCccaaggatgttgttgagcATCAGCGCAtcacctcttcttcttataCCTTCTCCGCTGCCCTCCCTGCCATGCTGGCCGTCACCGCCAGTGAGACGCTGAACCTGCTTCAGTCCAACCCTGATATCCTGACCCAGTGTCGTGAgaacatcaaggccatgaaggcgCAGCTGGACCCCCGCAGCGACTGGGTTGTCTGCAACAGTGCCCCCGAGAACCCCGTCATGCTTGTTACCCTTAAGCCCGAGGTTGTGGCTGCCCGCAAgctggagctcgaggatcAGGAGCGTATCCTGCTTGACTGCGTGGAAGAG TCCCTCGCCAACGGTGTCATGATCACGAGGACCAAGACTCAGCCATTCTCGCATgccatcaagcccaaggacgGTGCGTGGTATGCCCAGCCCGCTCTGAGAATCTGCATCACGTCGGCGCTGTCCAAGAAGGACATTGAGAAGGCTGGTGTGACTATCCGAcatgccatcaccaaggttATGACCCGCAAGACCAGCAACAAGGCTGCCTAG
- a CDS encoding Protein SDS23: MDPPSTSSGPRELKDARATSSTSLNSAVSNSSASHKPPSFSQRSPSVSISAGSGQSAAKSAHRQSFAENLRNAPSSPRSQRHPSFTQAALQELLNHPPAGNKHANPKFAGRDWRDIAVGELVSPEDVKWVELDNSIEEATKLLLKSTTNVVLVREDASTQTATSTFDYTDLNYYLLVVVGLAKPEEDQVEIFNSILSKAQQGGEIPLRDVMPLFRKESLVTLPGSENLAQAIQILGSGIHRLLVTAPNGDVVGIASQLRIVEFFWNEGVNFASIDRLYPVMLRDLGIGTKEIVSVNSDSPLSDALTLMNNEGLTSVAVVDNGLNVVGNISTKDVRHLTKSSNAHLLNSSCMNFISVILNERGVEHGRDVFPVFYVNPYSTLAHTVAKLVATRSHRMWVVESASPSPSAPATPLMGPQGFTSTAAPPPPAAQPAPSAPANPTPPSPIVAAAIPASPVPTSAVPASAMAGARLSGRLSGVISLTDVLNMFARSTGLNPADPGEQRARRRRSSSSSVRPSFESSRASIDLRR, encoded by the exons ATGGACCCtccatcaacaagctccgGCCCTCGAGAGCTCAAGGACGCCCGCGCGACCAGCTCAACCAGCCTCAACAGCGCTGTGTCCAACTCGTCGGCTTCCCATAAAcctccctccttctcccaacGATCTCCATCCGTATCCATATCCGCTGGCTCTGGCCAGAGCGCGGCCAAGTCCGCCCATCGCCAGAGCTTCGCCGAGAACCTGCGCAATGCGCCATCTTCACCCCGCTCCCAGCGCCATCCATCCTTTACACAGGCAGCCCTtcaggagcttctcaatcACCCTCCCGCCGGAAACAAGCATGCGAATCCGAAATTCGCTGGTCGTGACTGGCGCGATATCGCGGTCGGGGAGCTTGTGTCGCCCGAGGACGTCAAGTGGGTGGAGCTCGACAACAGCATCGAAGAAGCTACCAAG CTCCTCCTTAAGAGCACCACCAATGTCGTTCTGGTCCGCGAGGATGCTTCCACCCAAACCGCCACATCCACCTTCGACTACACTGATCTCAATTATTAcctgctcgtcgtcgtcggacTCGCCAAACCCGAGGAGGACCAGGTCGAAATATTTAACTCGATTCTATCCAAGGCCCAACAAGGTGGTGAAATTCCCCTTCGAGACGTCATGCCCCTGTTCCGCAAGGAATCGCTGGTCACGCTGCCTGGCAGTGAGAACCTCGCTCAGGCCATCCAGATCCTCGGCAGCGGTATTCACCGCCTGTTGGTGACAGCGCCTAACGGTGATGTCGTGGGCATTGCAAGTCAGCTACGGATCGTCGAGTTTTTCTGGAATGAGGGCGTTAACTTTGCCTCGATTGACCGGCTCTACCCTGTTATGCTCCGGGATCTAGGCATTGGTACAAAGGAGATTGTCTCTGTCAA CTCTGACTCGCCCTTATCCGACGCCCTCACTCTTATGAACAATGAAGGTCTCACCAGTGTCGCCGTGGTTGATAACGGTCTGAACGTGGTGGGCAATATCTCGACCAAGGATGTTCGACACTTGACCAAGAGCTCCAATGCTCACCTGCTCAACTCGTCATGCATGAACTTTATCTCGGTGATTCTGAACGAGCGAGGCGTCGAACACGGCCGGGACGTGTTCCCCGTATTTTATGTCAACCCCTACTCGACTCTAGCTCACACCGTCGCCAAACTTGTCGCTACCCGATCGCATCGAATGTGGGTGGTAGAGTCAGCATCTCCTTCGCCCTCAGCTCCTGCGACGCCCTTGATGGGACCTCAGGGATTCACCAGCACAGCTGCACCACCGCCGCCCGCTGCGCAGCCCGCACCCAGCGCGCCTGCGAATCCCACGCCTCCGTCGCCCATTGTCGCCGCAGCAATACCAGCATCCCCGGTCCCCACGTCTGCAGTGCCCGCCTCTGCCATGGCGGGCGCACGGCTTTCGGGCAGGTTGAGTGGCGTCATCTCGCTGACAGATGTGCTTAACATGTTTGCGAGGTCGACGGGTCTCAACCCTGCAGACCCTGGCGAGCAGCGAGCACGACGGAGACGAAGCTCCAGCAGTTCGGTGCGACCCAGTTTCGAATCGTCGCGTGCGAGCATCGACCTACGGAGGTGA